Part of the Phycisphaerae bacterium RAS1 genome, TGTGCGAACGGATCGAACACTGCACACCGAAGTATGAGTTGCCCTGTGGGACGGGGAATGGGTGCCTCCTTTCGTATTCGGAAACCACCGCTTGGAGATACTTCGAGGACACTACTTGCTCATGTCCATGGTAAACAACCTCTTCTTCTGCATTTTTCTGTTTCTTCTCGCCGGTGAGGACGCCGCGCCGCCGGTTCCGGCGCCGTTGATTCGCGCCGTCGAAGCCCGCCGCGCCATCGTGAGCGGCCAACTCGAGTGGACCCTTCGTCAAGAGGCAGTCCTGCCCGGCCGGGAGTTCCGGTTCGAGACACGCTACGCGTTCAACGGCGATCGCATCTTCAGATCGTTGGGCGATCAAGACGGTTGGGTCGAGTATGACCTGAAAAGTCGAGAACCGCGACAGCGATTCCCGCTCAATCACCTGACAAATGCGGATGGCGCGTGGAGACTGCCGGAAACGTCCGTCATCGCGGACTACTGGCCCCAGACGCCCGGCACGCCGCAGTCCTTGCGGCCGCCGTTTGACGAAATGCGAGATCCGCGCGGCATCGGTCTGGCGCCGCACGCCCATTCTTGCTTCGAGCTTGGAAACATCTTCGACGCCGACGCCAATCGCATCGCCCAGGAACTCAACAGGCAGTTTCGAAATCCGAAATGGCAGGAGCGCCAAAGCGGCGAACGAATCGAAGTCACTGCGTTGCTCGCCGAGGGCGGGCGCGCCGTCTGGATCATCGACCCCCGGCGCGACTGGTGCGTCGAAGAATGCTCTGCCGCCGGTCCGGAGGGCGACAAGGCCGAATGCGTCATGCGCCTTCAGCAGATCGACGGCCACTGGTTCCCGGTCGAGGCTCGGTTCCTCCTGAGTGGCATGCTCACAAACGAGTTCAAGCTCACCGCGGCGGCGATCAATCGACCGGACGATCGGGGCGAGTTCGGCCCGAACGACATCGGCATGGAGCCCGGTTTCAACATCTCCTGGCAGGCTCGTCCTGATCCGAACGACGACGGTCCCAGGATCTGGGACGGTGACCGGATGGTCCCGTCTGATACCTGGGCTGCCGCGGTGGACCGCGGCGAGAAGAAGCCCGGCGCAACGCTTCTCGCCCGCCGCCGCGGTGAGCACAGCAAGTACCTGACGCCGCGGCAGCTCACCGATTTGATCAGGCACCACGACCAGATGCATAACCAGGCCGTGTCGGATCGCGTGCATTCCGCCTGGCATCGCCACACGCTCGATGTCTGTGAGCGCTTCGCTCTCGACGACAGCCAGCGGCAGAAAGCGATGGACATCCTCGCGGACTGCCAGGAGCAGGCCGGCAAGATCATGAGCTCGATTCGAGACGACCTCGTGCGGCTGCAGGTCGAAATGGCCGCCGCCCGCCGTAAGGGCGAGTCGGACAAGGTCGCCGATGCACAGCGCCGCATTACGGAAAAGACCGGTCCGATCGAAGAAATCTACCAGCGTCAACTCGTGCCGCGGCTGGACCACCTTCCCACGCGCCAGCAGCGCGACGCGGCGACGCGGCGAAGCGAGTCACAACCGGCGTCGCAGGCGGCATCGCCGTGATGGCGCTCGCTGCGGATGGTCGCGGGCCGCCCGCGGAAATCAGAACGTCAGAACGCGAAGCGCAAGCGAGCGCGGCTGCCGAGAGTGCTCAGGTCGGTGCGCCGTCGCGCTCGCTTGCGCTTCGCGTTCTGACACCGGGCGTGTCGGACGCGAGCGGCGGCTCCTTCCGCTACCATCCCGCGTATGGATCCGCTGCGCCCGATCGTCGCGCTCGTGGAAGACCTCTTCTTCGGCTCAAAAATCACCGGCACCGCCGCCGCGTTGAACATCCCCGTAAACGTCGTTCGCACGATAGTCGCCGCCGAGGCCGCCGCGGCGTGCCCGGCCGGAACTGCGACGCCCGGCGCGGCCGCGTTGCTGCTCGATCTTAACGTCGAACCGGCGGCGACGCTGGAGCTGATCGCGCGGCTCAAGCGCAAGCGAACGGACCTGCCGATCATCGCGTTCGCATCGCACGTCCAGGCCGAGCTGATTCGTCGGGCGCGCGAGGTGGGGGCTGATCGTGTCCTGCCGCGCTCGAAGTTCAGCGAAGAGCTGCCCGACATCCTGAAGGCGGCTGCCACACGCGGCATGGGTTGACGCGGGCGCGGGGACGGGCGAGACGCCCGTCCCACCCAGATGTTCACAAGCTCTCACGCCCGCACGGGCGGGCGGGTAGGGCTGTTCCAGCTCGTCCGAACCCGCCGCGCCAAGCGGCGGGGTGACGTCCGAGCGCGTTCGCGGCGCGCGTCGTCGATTGCCGCCGAGCGCCGTGCGTACCTCAACCCGCCGCTTGGCGCGGCGGGTTCTGAAAGAAAAGCTGTCCGCCCGGAAAAATGGGTGCACCCTGCCGCACCGGGCGCTCGCGCGTCGTTGGCACGTGCTCCCGCCGCCGCTACAATTCCGCGTGGCCGTCGAAATTACCCAGCGGGCATCGCCCAGACATGTGAGGATTCCCCGTGCCGCGCAGGACCATCGAGATCCCGCAGAGGGTGGAGCATCTGTCGATCCTGTCCGAGGACGGGACGGTCGACAAGGAGCTCGAGCCGAAGCTGAGCGACAACGACCTCCGCAAGCTCTACAAGACGATGCTGCACAGCCGCGTTTTTGACGAGCGCTGCCTGCATCTTCAGCGGCAGGGGCGCATCGGCACGTACGGCCCGAGCAAGGGTCAGGAGGCGGCGGCGCTGGGCCCGGTGTACGCGATCGGCAAGGAGGACTGGTTCGTGCCGTCTTTCCGCGAGACGACCGCGATGATCTGGCGCGGCATGCCGCTGGAGAAGATCATCCTCTGGTGGGGGGGCAACGAGATCGGCTCGGCGATTCCGGAGGGGCTGAACGACCTGCCCATCTGCGTGCCGGTCGCGTCGCAGTGCCAGTACGGCATGGGCATCGCCTGGGGCTGCCGGCTGCGCAAGGACAACACGGTCTGCGTGACCTACTGCGGCGACGGCGGCACGTCCGAAGGCGATTTTCACGAGGCGATGAACTTCGCCGGCGTCTACAAGGCGCCGCTGGTCATGGTGGTGCAGAACAACCACTGGGCCATCTCGATCCCGCGCGAAAAGCAGACTGCTTCGCTGACGATTGCGCAGAAGGCGATCGCCTACGGCATCCCCGGCATCCAGGTGGACGGCAACGACATCCTGGCGATGGTTGTTGCGTCGCAGGAGGCGGTCGCCCGCGCCCGCAAGGGCGAGGGGCCGACGCTGATCGAGGCCGTCACCTACCGTCTGGCGATGCACACGACCGCGGACGATCCGAAGAAGTACCGCTCCGAGAGCGACGTGAAATGCTGGGAGCCGCGCGATCCCCTCATCCGCTTCAAGAAGTACCTGCAGAATCGCAAGTTGCTGGATGACAAGGTGCAGGCGGTGATCGATGAGGAAATCGCCGCCAGTATCGATGCGGCGATCAAGCTCTATGAGCAGTACCAGCCGGACGTGTACGAAATGTTCCGTTACATGTACGCCGAGATGACGCCTGAGCTTCAGCGGCAGATGGCCGAGCTGCGCGAGCACCTGGAAAACGGCCAGACGGCACCGAACCCGGCGGCGTCGATGGCGCATTGAATCTAAGAAACCTAACCACGGAGACACGGAGTCACGGAGAAATGCAAGAGAATGGGACAGAGGCCAACTGGGGGGAGGGCGCGGGCCTGCGTTATCGCGGCAGCTTCATGCCCCGCTGTTCTTCTGATTTCTTGCATTTCTCCCTGTCTCCGTGACTCCGTGGTTGTTTTCTTGATCGAGGACCGCCGATGCCCGAAATGACGATGGTCAAAGCCATCAATCTCGCCCTGCACGAGACGATGCGGGACGACCCGAACGTGCTCGTGCTCGGGGAAGACGTCGGCCAGGACGAAGGCGTCTTTCGCGTTACGGAGGGGCTGCTACGTGACTTTGGCCCGGAGCGCGTTTTCGATACGCCGTTGGCTGAAGCCGGGATCATTGGTGCAGCCGTCGGGCTGTGCTTCAAGGGCTTCCGCCCGGTTTGCGAGATGCAGTTCGACGGCTTCTCCTACCAGGCCTTTCACCAGGTGGAGGGCCACGTCCGCCGCATCCGCAACCGCACCCGCGGGCGTTTCACCTGCCCGATGGTGATCCGCATGCCCTACGGCGGCGGCATCCGCGCCATCGAGCATCACAGCGAAGCCCCGGAGGCGACGTATGCGCACCTGAGCGGGCTGAAGGTCGTGATCCCATCCGGCCCGCGCAATGCCCGGGCGTTGCTCCGCTCGGCGATTCTCGGCCCCGACCCGGTGATTTTCTTCGAGCCGAAGGCGTCGTATCGCGCGTTTCGCGAAGACGTGCCCGAAGGGCCCGAGAGCATGCCGATCGGAAAAGGCGTCATCGCCCGGCCCGGCAAAGACATCACGCTGATCTCATACGGCGCATCGTTGCGAACTACGCTCGAAGCCGCCGAAGAGCTTTACGACGACTTTGACATCGACGCCGAAGTGCTCGACATGCTCTCCGTCGCGCCGCTCGACAGCGAGCTGATCAACGAATCGGTCCGCCGCACCGGGCGGGCGGTCGTGATCCACGAAGCCCCGCGACACTGCGGCGTGGGGGCTGAGATCATGGCGCGGATCGTCGAGGACAGCCTGCTGTTTTTGGAAGCGCCGATCAAGCGAGTTACGGGGTTTGATACGATTATCCCGTTTTTCGCGAACGAGCGGGCGTATATTCCAGACGCGGCCCGCGTCGTGAAAGCGGCGGTGGAGGTCGTCCGATATTGACGATGATCTGCCAAGTCGCTAACCTTGAGCTGTGATTCACGGGTTGGGTTGGATTCGCCCCAGGAGCGGGCAGGAGGACAAGCAATGCGCGATCGGAGATTGCGGTTCGTGTTGGCGTTGCTCACTGTTCTCGTCGCCGCCCGTTCGGCTACTGCTTGTCTGATTTGTAACAAGACTTCCCCCGGTTGCGGAAAATACAGTGTCACTGTGTGCAACCATGGCGGCGGCGGCATTGAAGTCTGCATTACGACCAGTCTCGGGCAGGTGTGCAATAACTTCTCGCCATCGTCGACCGACTGTCTGAGTTATTCAACTGGCTCATGTTCGATCACCGTCTGCCCGCAGGGAAACTGGGGCCAGGTTTTGCAGTCCGGTGCCGGATGCGGATCAATTACGTTTACGGCGACCTAAGGCAAGTGGAATGGAGACGCACGTGACCCGTTCAGTGTTGGTGGTTTCGGCAGTAGCGCTCGCCGGGTTGCTCGTGGGCGCGCAATCGCGCGTGTTCTGCGATCGGACGTCATCACCCGAGGGTGATTCGGACATCCCTCCCGTCTTCATGCCCTTAGAGGTGGAGACGGAAGCGGGCGACCGCGCACTTGGCGGCATTATGATAAGTGCGCCGGTAGAGACGATCGGTGAATCACGCCAACAAGTTCGATTGGTGGCGTTTAGTCTTTCGTTCATGCGCGATGGCACGTCGTTCGCACGCTTGAACCAGATGCATCCGCGTGAGCTTACCAGTTCTGAACGAATCGATGTCAGTTTTTCGATTGGATCATCGAGAGAGTTTTGGGTTCTGATCTCACCCAAATCGGGGCTTGATTGGCGGACCGTACGCGCTGGCGCAGATCTCGACGTTCAGATTTCCAGCCGCTGACGCGCGCTCGCGGGATTTCCTGCAAAACGGTGCTTTGGAGGAGCGATCACCGAGTGTTCGAGTTTAAGCTCCCTGATCTTGGCGAAGGCATCCACGAAGGCCAGGTCGTAAGCGTCAAGGTCAAGGAAGGCGAGAAGATCGCCGAATACCAGCCGATGATGGAGGTCGAGACCGACAAGGCCGCGGTCGAGATTCCGTCTCCCAAGGCCGGCGTGGTGTCCAAGGTCTTCGTCCAGCCGG contains:
- a CDS encoding Response regulator receiver domain protein, translating into MDPLRPIVALVEDLFFGSKITGTAAALNIPVNVVRTIVAAEAAAACPAGTATPGAAALLLDLNVEPAATLELIARLKRKRTDLPIIAFASHVQAELIRRAREVGADRVLPRSKFSEELPDILKAAATRGMG
- the pdhA gene encoding Pyruvate dehydrogenase E1 component subunit alpha, coding for MPRRTIEIPQRVEHLSILSEDGTVDKELEPKLSDNDLRKLYKTMLHSRVFDERCLHLQRQGRIGTYGPSKGQEAAALGPVYAIGKEDWFVPSFRETTAMIWRGMPLEKIILWWGGNEIGSAIPEGLNDLPICVPVASQCQYGMGIAWGCRLRKDNTVCVTYCGDGGTSEGDFHEAMNFAGVYKAPLVMVVQNNHWAISIPREKQTASLTIAQKAIAYGIPGIQVDGNDILAMVVASQEAVARARKGEGPTLIEAVTYRLAMHTTADDPKKYRSESDVKCWEPRDPLIRFKKYLQNRKLLDDKVQAVIDEEIAASIDAAIKLYEQYQPDVYEMFRYMYAEMTPELQRQMAELREHLENGQTAPNPAASMAH
- the pdhB_2 gene encoding Pyruvate dehydrogenase E1 component subunit beta codes for the protein MPEMTMVKAINLALHETMRDDPNVLVLGEDVGQDEGVFRVTEGLLRDFGPERVFDTPLAEAGIIGAAVGLCFKGFRPVCEMQFDGFSYQAFHQVEGHVRRIRNRTRGRFTCPMVIRMPYGGGIRAIEHHSEAPEATYAHLSGLKVVIPSGPRNARALLRSAILGPDPVIFFEPKASYRAFREDVPEGPESMPIGKGVIARPGKDITLISYGASLRTTLEAAEELYDDFDIDAEVLDMLSVAPLDSELINESVRRTGRAVVIHEAPRHCGVGAEIMARIVEDSLLFLEAPIKRVTGFDTIIPFFANERAYIPDAARVVKAAVEVVRY